One part of the Tunicatimonas pelagia genome encodes these proteins:
- a CDS encoding response regulator transcription factor: MKEPIETLTEQERKVASGLAEGDSYQQIADQLGVSINTVRFHIKNIYRKLQVHSKIEVVKRSVRGEL; this comes from the coding sequence ATGAAAGAACCTATTGAAACACTGACCGAACAAGAACGCAAAGTAGCCAGCGGCTTAGCCGAAGGTGATAGCTATCAGCAGATTGCTGACCAGCTTGGCGTGTCCATTAATACTGTGCGATTTCATATTAAGAACATCTACCGTAAACTACAGGTGCACAGTAAAATAGAGGTAGTAAAACGATCCGTGCGGGGAGAACTTTAA
- a CDS encoding porin family protein → MYTKRLLLAFAFALATFSTQAQQQLDRFEYGVRIGLNFGSLFNADKGEIYGVKSGLAIGGLAKFRLSRWIAFQPELLYAQQGAVDTLTTAFTSTPIQVRNSYLVAPLLVKLYPARKFSLQIGPQLGILISSKIDGSDSRSEFIPVDLALAFGVEYEFNKGLLLGLRFSSSLIDIDENDTVSSLSGNPKVLQNGYFLLSTGWRF, encoded by the coding sequence ATGTATACAAAAAGATTATTACTCGCTTTCGCCTTTGCCTTGGCAACATTCTCAACTCAAGCCCAACAGCAGCTCGATCGTTTTGAGTACGGTGTGCGGATTGGATTAAACTTTGGGTCACTCTTCAATGCTGACAAAGGTGAAATTTATGGAGTGAAAAGCGGATTGGCTATAGGAGGATTAGCAAAGTTCCGCTTATCTCGCTGGATTGCTTTTCAGCCCGAGCTACTGTACGCTCAACAGGGAGCTGTTGATACCCTCACTACTGCGTTTACAAGTACACCGATACAAGTAAGGAATAGTTACCTCGTTGCTCCTTTGTTAGTTAAGTTATATCCGGCTCGTAAATTCAGTTTACAAATTGGCCCCCAATTAGGTATTTTGATATCGTCAAAAATTGATGGTTCCGATAGTCGAAGTGAGTTTATCCCAGTAGACCTAGCGTTGGCATTTGGAGTAGAATATGAATTTAACAAAGGGCTACTTTTAGGTCTGCGGTTTAGTTCAAGTTTGATTGATATTGATGAAAATGATACAGTATCCAGCTTGTCAGGTAATCCGAAAGTGCTACAGAATGGTTACTTCCTGCTTAGTACCGGTTGGCGATTTTAA
- a CDS encoding ISKra4 family transposase, whose translation MEVKEAKINQIRQHLDQIIAQMDARSKEGMRIHQVERSLFTSLLQLGFQLLEYYILSIQQVVAVQGVPVDRAGEKMKNTGLRSRPYRSIFGPLSIARPKYYSTTGKSYYRLDEALGLPKSNYSYVLDDWLGYGATEMDFAQSAEQLERILGHPLRGMQSQRCSYRLCEQVKDFYEQQAWENIEDGTHLSVGFDGKGVPIRRSETQRAEESTAVRLSKGQKKGVKKEATVSLSSSFTPRPRQAQELLESLFCPTHEPQKPDGGHTWHEHKHLRAFLSDKVGAIRYGVENLLRRDASAKKPIIVLIDGDRALEKAVRQVVEEKKVTHRVEAYVLDFIHLLEYVWKVANAHWGEKHPNRFAWVRSQAALLLDSQHDEVRQQWQVILQQATLSQYKRDTVQRAITYLTNHQHMVDYKTYLQLGFPITTGAVESACGHFVKSRMERNGMHWGKQGAQNMLNLRAVRKNGDWDNYLQTVVKHEQQALYQKAA comes from the coding sequence ATGGAAGTAAAGGAAGCAAAAATCAACCAGATAAGACAACACTTAGATCAGATAATAGCCCAAATGGATGCCCGAAGTAAAGAAGGAATGAGAATTCATCAGGTAGAGCGGTCTTTGTTTACCAGTTTATTGCAGTTAGGTTTTCAACTGTTAGAATACTACATTTTGAGTATACAACAGGTAGTCGCTGTTCAGGGGGTTCCCGTTGATCGTGCAGGGGAAAAGATGAAGAACACCGGGCTGCGTAGTCGGCCTTACCGAAGCATTTTTGGCCCGTTATCCATTGCCCGCCCCAAGTATTACTCAACCACTGGTAAGAGCTATTACCGGCTGGACGAAGCGTTGGGCTTACCCAAGAGCAACTATTCTTACGTATTGGATGATTGGTTAGGGTATGGGGCCACCGAGATGGACTTTGCCCAAAGTGCTGAGCAGTTGGAGCGCATCTTAGGTCATCCCCTAAGGGGTATGCAAAGCCAACGGTGTAGTTACAGGCTTTGCGAGCAAGTAAAAGACTTTTATGAGCAACAAGCCTGGGAAAACATAGAAGATGGTACTCATTTGAGCGTAGGCTTTGACGGTAAGGGGGTGCCCATTCGTCGCAGCGAAACTCAGCGAGCTGAGGAAAGTACGGCGGTTCGTCTGAGCAAAGGACAGAAGAAGGGGGTCAAAAAAGAAGCCACAGTAAGCCTGAGCAGTTCGTTTACCCCGCGGCCCCGGCAGGCTCAAGAACTCTTAGAGAGCTTGTTTTGCCCTACCCATGAGCCGCAGAAGCCCGATGGAGGGCATACCTGGCACGAGCACAAGCATCTACGAGCCTTTCTCTCAGACAAGGTAGGGGCCATCCGCTACGGGGTGGAAAACCTACTTCGGCGCGATGCTAGTGCAAAAAAGCCGATCATCGTTTTGATAGACGGTGACCGAGCCTTAGAAAAAGCAGTTCGGCAAGTGGTAGAAGAAAAGAAAGTTACCCATCGGGTAGAGGCCTACGTACTGGATTTTATTCACTTGCTAGAGTACGTTTGGAAGGTGGCTAACGCTCATTGGGGGGAGAAGCATCCCAATCGTTTTGCTTGGGTGAGAAGCCAAGCCGCCTTGTTACTAGACAGCCAGCATGATGAGGTACGACAGCAATGGCAAGTTATCTTGCAACAGGCTACCTTGTCTCAATACAAGCGTGACACTGTCCAACGAGCCATCACCTACCTGACCAACCATCAGCATATGGTAGATTACAAAACCTATCTACAGCTAGGATTTCCTATCACCACCGGAGCGGTGGAAAGTGCCTGTGGACATTTTGTAAAGAGCCGTATGGAGAGAAACGGCATGCATTGGGGAAAACAAGGTGCGCAGAATATGCTCAACCTACGAGCCGTCAGAAAGAACGGCGATTGGGACAACTACCTACAAACAGTAGTCAAACACGAACAACAAGCTCTTTACCAAAAAGCTGCCTGA
- a CDS encoding RNA polymerase sigma factor: MKDQEIIDQIKAGNYEVLSQLNRHFVSVRKYVLSNSGAIEDAEDVFAEAQVIFYQKVLSEAYRYDGEGKIGGFLYRTSRNLWMKKLTRPAPMMSVVSDTDTQDSSNPLEELSGALDEILGNLGDPCAAILTFFYFNRLDMLTIAQKLGYKNKETVKVKKRQCIQTIEKSLLPAQKETLKEYLYELDQRRPGAPGSTL, encoded by the coding sequence ATGAAAGACCAGGAAATAATTGACCAGATCAAAGCCGGAAATTACGAAGTGCTCAGCCAGCTTAATCGCCATTTCGTTAGTGTACGAAAGTACGTGCTGTCAAATAGTGGAGCTATTGAAGATGCCGAAGACGTGTTTGCTGAAGCTCAGGTAATATTTTATCAGAAAGTACTCAGCGAAGCTTATCGTTACGATGGCGAAGGAAAAATTGGCGGGTTTCTCTACCGAACATCTCGAAATCTCTGGATGAAGAAGCTTACCCGTCCCGCCCCCATGATGTCGGTAGTATCCGATACTGATACCCAAGACTCGAGCAATCCGCTGGAAGAACTCAGTGGGGCACTTGACGAAATTCTCGGTAATCTGGGTGACCCCTGCGCGGCCATTTTAACTTTTTTTTATTTTAATCGCCTCGACATGTTAACCATTGCCCAAAAACTGGGATATAAGAATAAAGAGACGGTAAAAGTTAAAAAACGCCAGTGTATTCAGACGATTGAAAAGTCGCTGCTACCGGCGCAAAAAGAAACCTTAAAAGAATACTTGTATGAACTTGACCAACGAAGACCGGGAGCTCCTGGATCGACACTTTGA
- a CDS encoding outer membrane beta-barrel protein: protein MKNLVAIIILFLSVSLAHAQSENDKNKVYVNPKVGVHFASLSTETAEQGSRVGMNVGIDMLIKSSKKSWFFWQPGLHYYRTGAQLVHQGTTQQEMDNQVHFNTLKAPISGGMYLTGSDGLLRIWVNAGITPTLLLGVQENEYGLSREAFRGATLGINGGIGIEVLIVTLELNYEHGITPMLSGNEGTNRMFSISAGLRF, encoded by the coding sequence ATGAAAAATTTAGTAGCTATCATCATTCTTTTCTTAAGCGTTTCACTGGCTCACGCGCAATCAGAAAACGATAAAAACAAAGTGTACGTAAATCCCAAAGTTGGAGTACACTTCGCGTCGCTCTCTACTGAAACTGCTGAACAAGGTAGCCGAGTAGGGATGAACGTTGGCATAGACATGTTGATTAAGTCCAGTAAAAAGAGTTGGTTTTTCTGGCAACCTGGCCTGCATTACTACCGCACGGGTGCTCAACTAGTACACCAAGGAACTACCCAACAAGAAATGGATAACCAAGTGCATTTTAACACATTAAAAGCACCCATCAGCGGGGGCATGTACCTGACAGGTTCGGACGGGCTACTACGTATCTGGGTGAATGCGGGAATTACCCCTACCCTACTGCTAGGTGTTCAGGAAAATGAATACGGTCTTAGCCGAGAAGCATTCCGGGGAGCCACTTTGGGAATTAACGGCGGCATCGGTATTGAAGTACTGATCGTTACCTTGGAGTTGAATTACGAGCACGGAATCACGCCAATGCTCAGTGGCAATGAAGGTACTAACCGTATGTTCTCAATCTCCGCCGGACTCCGCTTTTAA
- the glgP gene encoding alpha-glucan family phosphorylase: MDTQSINEGVSPHWKRLYIQSQVPDKLKGLEEISKNLWWCWNYEAINLFRSIDPEGWLQHRQNPIALLDNLNYQDYERLLKDSDFMKQLTRVQGQFKKYMGETKRRSPLKIGYFCMEYGLHSSLKLYSGGLGVLAGDYLKEASDENVDMVAVGLLYRYGYFRQGLSHYGEQVALYDAQRFTYLPVEPVRNSEGTWIKIQVELPERVLYAKLWKVQVGRMPLYLLDADIEDNQEADRVITHHLYGGDRENRLKQELLLGIGGMRALQALDVHPDIYHLNEGHAAFNGLERLRILVKSGLSYDQAVEVIRSSSLFTTHTPVPAGHDSFSESMLWPYLSAYTNSMSLSWEKFMALGRIKADNKDEEFSMSHLALKLSQEVNGVSKIHGQVSRKMFQPLFPGFEAEELHIGYVTNGVHYYSWTSQELQELYEKTFGKSFLKKQSDPKQWEKIHDINGADLINIKRELKKKLIDTVKKRLERSMQERHESPQKTIDVLNSFDENTLIFGFARRFATYKRAQLLFRDVDRLARIVNNPDCPVQFIFAGKAHPADQGGQELIRRIVEVSNQPEFFGKVVFLEDYDIELTSRMVKGVDVWLNTPTRPLEASGTSGMKATLNGTLNLSVLDGWWAEGYQPDTGWALDEERTYENQDAQNELDAATIYAILENELIPQYYDQNEEGVSEQWLDRMKKTIAQIAPEFTMKRMMDDYFERFYNKLGEQRKKVHADDFAGARELAEWKGKVVGVWNQIRVLQKSIYDFANDPLPLGENFKAEIILDIKNLASEDVGVELLVAHREEDEHHIVLEEVMSQKQVKKLDSDSPVPEGTGTMVKYTADSKITFSGVYEYGFRVFPQHPLLASQQDFNLVTWL; this comes from the coding sequence ATGGACACTCAATCTATAAATGAAGGTGTTTCACCTCACTGGAAACGCCTGTATATTCAATCGCAAGTACCAGACAAACTCAAAGGCTTGGAAGAGATTTCCAAAAATTTGTGGTGGTGCTGGAATTACGAAGCAATTAATCTGTTTCGCAGTATTGATCCCGAAGGATGGCTTCAGCATCGGCAAAACCCCATTGCTCTGCTAGATAACTTAAATTATCAAGATTACGAACGCCTGCTGAAGGATAGCGACTTCATGAAGCAGCTGACTCGGGTGCAGGGTCAGTTCAAGAAATACATGGGTGAGACTAAGCGACGGTCGCCCCTTAAAATTGGGTACTTCTGCATGGAATACGGACTGCACTCCTCGTTGAAGTTATACTCGGGTGGTTTAGGAGTGTTAGCCGGAGATTATCTGAAAGAAGCCAGCGATGAAAATGTGGATATGGTAGCGGTAGGGCTGCTGTATCGCTACGGATACTTTCGGCAAGGGCTATCGCACTACGGCGAGCAAGTGGCTTTATACGATGCTCAGCGGTTTACGTATTTGCCCGTTGAGCCGGTACGTAATTCGGAAGGTACTTGGATAAAAATTCAGGTCGAACTACCGGAGCGTGTATTGTACGCCAAACTGTGGAAAGTACAAGTAGGCCGTATGCCCCTGTACCTGCTAGATGCTGATATTGAAGATAATCAGGAGGCTGACCGCGTGATTACCCACCATCTTTATGGGGGTGACCGTGAAAATCGCTTAAAGCAAGAGTTGCTACTAGGTATTGGCGGAATGCGGGCACTACAAGCCTTAGATGTCCATCCTGATATTTACCATCTTAATGAGGGACACGCGGCTTTCAACGGTTTAGAGCGGCTCAGAATTTTGGTGAAAAGCGGGTTATCATACGACCAAGCCGTAGAAGTTATTCGTTCCTCTTCATTATTTACTACCCATACTCCGGTGCCCGCTGGCCACGATAGCTTCTCCGAGTCGATGCTTTGGCCCTATTTGTCGGCCTATACGAACTCAATGAGCTTATCGTGGGAGAAATTTATGGCATTAGGTCGCATCAAAGCAGATAACAAAGATGAGGAATTTTCCATGAGCCATTTGGCCCTCAAACTCAGCCAAGAAGTTAATGGGGTTAGCAAAATTCACGGTCAGGTTTCTCGGAAAATGTTTCAGCCGCTATTCCCGGGCTTTGAGGCAGAAGAATTGCACATTGGCTACGTCACCAACGGGGTACATTACTACAGTTGGACCTCTCAGGAACTTCAGGAGCTGTACGAAAAAACGTTTGGCAAAAGCTTTCTAAAGAAACAGTCTGACCCCAAACAGTGGGAAAAGATACACGATATTAACGGGGCTGATCTAATCAACATTAAGCGAGAGCTAAAAAAGAAATTGATTGATACCGTTAAAAAGCGACTGGAGAGGAGTATGCAAGAACGGCACGAATCGCCTCAGAAGACGATTGATGTGCTCAATTCCTTTGACGAAAATACCCTGATTTTTGGGTTTGCCCGTCGGTTTGCTACCTACAAGAGAGCGCAGTTGTTATTCAGGGATGTTGATCGTCTGGCGCGCATTGTAAATAATCCAGATTGCCCAGTGCAGTTTATTTTTGCTGGTAAGGCGCACCCCGCTGACCAGGGTGGGCAGGAGCTTATCCGGCGGATTGTTGAAGTATCGAACCAACCGGAGTTTTTTGGTAAGGTAGTATTCCTGGAAGACTACGATATAGAACTTACCAGCCGCATGGTGAAGGGCGTTGATGTTTGGCTGAACACGCCTACTCGCCCGCTGGAGGCTTCGGGTACCAGCGGAATGAAAGCAACGCTTAACGGAACGCTAAACCTAAGTGTGCTGGATGGTTGGTGGGCCGAAGGGTACCAACCCGATACGGGCTGGGCATTGGACGAAGAGCGAACGTACGAAAACCAGGACGCGCAAAATGAGCTAGACGCTGCTACCATCTACGCTATTCTGGAAAATGAACTTATTCCGCAGTACTACGATCAGAACGAGGAAGGTGTATCTGAGCAGTGGCTAGATCGTATGAAAAAAACAATTGCCCAAATTGCCCCGGAGTTTACAATGAAGCGCATGATGGACGATTACTTTGAGCGTTTCTACAACAAACTAGGTGAGCAGCGCAAGAAAGTACATGCTGATGATTTTGCCGGAGCAAGAGAGCTGGCCGAGTGGAAAGGTAAGGTAGTGGGTGTCTGGAATCAAATTCGCGTACTGCAAAAATCAATCTACGATTTTGCTAACGACCCCTTACCGCTGGGAGAAAATTTCAAGGCTGAAATCATACTAGACATTAAGAATTTGGCATCCGAAGATGTTGGAGTAGAGCTTTTGGTTGCTCATCGGGAGGAAGATGAGCACCATATTGTGCTAGAAGAGGTTATGAGCCAAAAGCAAGTAAAAAAACTGGATAGCGACTCTCCGGTGCCCGAAGGAACTGGCACAATGGTGAAGTACACTGCTGACTCGAAAATCACCTTTTCGGGCGTGTATGAGTACGGTTTTCGAGTATTCCCCCAGCATCCACTGTTGGCTAGTCAGCAAGACTTCAACTTAGTAACTTGGCTTTAG
- a CDS encoding amylo-alpha-1,6-glucosidase: MSYIQFDKKQLLDLSYSLNKEIIRSNKAGAYSSTTIVGCNTKRYHGLLVAHQPGLEGVHVLLSSLDETVIVNNASFNLGVHKYPNEYNPNGFVYMKDFSADPIPKSTYRMKNVVLTREFLLVEHEERVLVRYIVEQATEEITLRLFPFLAFRNVNQLLRADEGIQPGISTVEDGVSIQLYPQYQELFMQVGNNSKFVSQANWYYNIEYPEDLELGAPYQEDLYVPGYFEVKASKGDIILFTGGPDVIKAGNLLRMFNNQTRKRTARSSFENCLKVSAEQFVLKTRSTPEARKYDRTDVIASYQRYRRGGRDAFIAIPGLSLVQDDLKSFKAVLDTMLKYRKGAFFPFWKYNDSQVTYEAIDTPLWFFWALQQYTHRLGDRQAVWKNYGKAIREILESYRDGTEYQIKMQDDGLLSGSEDGIALTWMDAYIDGQPVTPRAGFPVEVNALWYNAVCFALEIAGPRSTEGKKVLNDWKGMDEKIKKSFQKAFWDPKKGYLADLISLDRKNKDWSVRPNQILAASLPFSPLSDTQIRSVIEVVKKELLTPRGLRSLSKREASYQGNYRGTQTQRRLAYHQGSVWPWLMGHYVEAYLKVAEREEALPYVISLYRGFEETMSEHGISSISEVYDGDAPHAPRGAISQAWNVAEIIRTGKLIEEFDKATQPVSL; the protein is encoded by the coding sequence ATGAGTTACATTCAATTCGATAAAAAACAACTACTTGACCTCTCATATTCCTTAAATAAGGAAATTATACGATCTAATAAAGCCGGTGCCTATTCTTCTACTACTATTGTAGGGTGCAACACCAAGCGTTATCACGGCTTGTTGGTGGCCCATCAGCCAGGGCTAGAAGGAGTACACGTGCTACTGTCTTCGCTAGATGAAACGGTTATTGTAAACAATGCTTCCTTCAATTTGGGAGTACACAAGTACCCTAACGAATATAATCCGAATGGCTTTGTGTACATGAAGGATTTTTCCGCCGACCCGATTCCGAAGTCAACGTATCGCATGAAAAATGTAGTGCTAACCCGGGAGTTTCTGCTAGTAGAGCACGAAGAGCGGGTGCTGGTACGCTACATTGTGGAGCAGGCAACCGAAGAAATTACGCTACGGCTATTTCCGTTTTTGGCTTTTCGTAACGTTAACCAGCTTTTGAGAGCCGACGAAGGTATTCAGCCCGGTATTTCAACCGTAGAAGACGGAGTAAGTATTCAGTTATACCCTCAGTATCAAGAGCTTTTTATGCAGGTGGGTAACAACAGCAAATTTGTCTCCCAAGCAAACTGGTACTACAATATTGAGTATCCTGAAGATTTGGAGTTGGGAGCACCTTACCAAGAGGATTTATACGTTCCGGGTTATTTTGAAGTGAAAGCTTCTAAAGGAGATATTATTCTATTTACGGGCGGCCCCGATGTGATCAAAGCAGGTAATTTGCTTCGGATGTTCAATAATCAAACGCGGAAGCGAACCGCGCGGAGTTCATTTGAAAATTGCCTGAAAGTATCAGCCGAGCAATTTGTACTGAAAACCCGGAGTACCCCCGAAGCCCGCAAGTACGATCGTACAGATGTGATTGCCAGCTATCAGCGTTACCGCCGAGGCGGGCGGGATGCATTTATTGCCATTCCGGGACTGTCGCTGGTGCAGGACGACCTGAAAAGTTTTAAAGCCGTGCTGGATACGATGCTCAAGTATCGAAAAGGGGCCTTTTTTCCGTTCTGGAAGTATAATGATTCTCAGGTGACCTACGAAGCCATTGATACGCCACTGTGGTTTTTCTGGGCACTGCAACAATACACTCACCGGTTGGGCGACCGCCAAGCTGTGTGGAAGAACTACGGTAAGGCGATTCGGGAGATTCTGGAAAGCTATCGCGATGGTACTGAGTATCAGATAAAAATGCAGGATGACGGGCTTCTCTCGGGCAGCGAAGATGGTATTGCTCTTACCTGGATGGATGCTTACATCGATGGCCAACCAGTTACTCCCAGAGCTGGGTTCCCAGTGGAGGTGAATGCACTATGGTATAATGCGGTTTGCTTTGCCTTAGAAATTGCGGGTCCTCGTTCTACCGAAGGTAAAAAAGTGCTCAACGACTGGAAGGGAATGGATGAGAAAATAAAGAAATCATTCCAGAAAGCGTTCTGGGATCCAAAGAAGGGATATTTGGCAGACCTCATTAGCTTAGATCGGAAAAACAAAGATTGGTCAGTACGGCCTAATCAAATTTTAGCGGCTTCCTTGCCTTTTTCGCCACTCTCTGACACGCAAATTCGCAGCGTTATTGAGGTGGTGAAAAAAGAGTTGCTCACTCCCCGAGGCCTGCGTAGCTTATCTAAACGAGAGGCAAGCTACCAAGGGAACTACCGAGGCACGCAAACCCAACGACGCCTAGCGTATCATCAAGGTTCGGTATGGCCGTGGCTCATGGGACACTACGTAGAGGCTTACCTCAAAGTAGCCGAACGGGAGGAAGCCTTACCCTACGTTATCTCGCTTTATCGTGGTTTTGAAGAAACGATGTCGGAGCACGGTATCAGTAGTATCTCAGAAGTTTACGACGGAGACGCGCCCCACGCGCCTCGAGGGGCTATTTCCCAAGCTTGGAATGTTGCCGAGATTATCCGCACGGGCAAATTAATTGAAGAGTTTGACAAGGCAACTCAGCCAGTTTCACTATAA
- the upp gene encoding uracil phosphoribosyltransferase: MQQASLFVLAEQPSVANHFMAELRDRTRQTDRMRFRRNIERLGEILAYELSKTLPYRPESVTTPLGTADISLLTQQPVLVSILRAGLPLHWGVLNYFDQADSGFIGAYRQNTTDGFTIQLDYQSMPSVQDRPLILIDPMLASGQTLVKVLKQISNFGIPSQIHILSVIAAPEGISLLEQEIQHLYRLWVGAIDNQLNDKSYIIPGLGDAGDLAFGNKL, encoded by the coding sequence ATGCAGCAAGCATCTTTATTTGTATTAGCGGAGCAACCCTCGGTAGCCAACCACTTTATGGCTGAGCTACGTGACCGTACTCGCCAGACCGACCGAATGCGGTTTCGCCGGAATATTGAACGTTTGGGAGAAATTTTAGCCTACGAATTATCGAAAACGCTGCCCTATCGCCCCGAATCAGTTACTACTCCCCTAGGAACTGCTGATATTTCGTTACTCACCCAACAGCCCGTGCTGGTTTCAATACTGCGGGCGGGCTTACCTTTACACTGGGGGGTGCTCAATTATTTTGATCAGGCCGATAGTGGTTTTATTGGTGCGTACCGGCAGAACACTACCGATGGTTTTACTATTCAGCTTGATTACCAAAGTATGCCTAGCGTTCAAGATCGTCCCCTTATCTTAATTGACCCTATGCTCGCTAGTGGACAAACCCTAGTTAAGGTACTAAAGCAGATCAGCAATTTTGGCATTCCTTCTCAAATCCATATTCTTTCCGTTATTGCGGCGCCCGAGGGCATTTCTTTGCTTGAGCAAGAAATCCAACATTTGTACCGCCTCTGGGTTGGAGCTATTGATAACCAATTGAACGACAAATCTTATATCATCCCCGGCTTGGGAGACGCTGGCGACTTGGCTTTTGGAAATAAACTATAG
- a CDS encoding calcium/sodium antiporter: MIVNIGILLGGLIVLIAGGEFLVRGSASIALRLKISPLVVGLTVVAFGTSAPELFISVQSALSGSPDIAMGNVIGSNICNLALVLGVTSFITPVPVQKDIMRIDWPMAMGSSLLMFALVQGNLISFWEGILFVSILASYTFFIIRKSRKETKSSQAQAEALDVPAQPTASVWRDILLLALGIVGLTFGSNWFVFGAKELAITIGVSERVVGITVVALGTSLPELATAIVAATRKETDIAMGNLIGSNIFNILSILGFTSIIAPIQVNDIIIRSDMIWMLLVTFMIFPMMITRRKINKVEGVILLAFYLYYIYSVIGPV, translated from the coding sequence ATGATCGTTAATATCGGAATACTCTTAGGAGGACTTATTGTGTTGATTGCCGGAGGAGAATTCCTGGTGCGGGGTTCCGCTAGTATTGCCCTGCGCCTCAAAATTTCACCCCTAGTGGTCGGACTGACTGTAGTCGCTTTTGGTACTTCTGCTCCCGAACTATTTATTAGCGTTCAGTCGGCCCTAAGCGGTAGCCCCGATATTGCGATGGGTAACGTAATTGGCTCTAATATTTGCAATCTGGCCTTGGTGTTGGGAGTGACTTCGTTTATTACTCCGGTGCCCGTTCAGAAGGATATTATGCGAATAGACTGGCCAATGGCGATGGGAAGTTCATTGCTCATGTTTGCGTTGGTACAAGGAAACCTAATTAGTTTTTGGGAAGGGATATTATTCGTTTCTATTCTGGCTAGCTATACTTTTTTCATTATTCGCAAATCCAGAAAGGAAACTAAAAGCTCACAGGCTCAGGCAGAAGCCTTGGATGTGCCTGCTCAGCCTACTGCTAGTGTCTGGAGAGATATTTTGTTGTTAGCCCTCGGTATAGTCGGTCTAACATTTGGCTCTAATTGGTTTGTATTTGGAGCCAAAGAGCTAGCTATTACTATAGGAGTAAGCGAACGGGTAGTAGGTATTACTGTAGTAGCCTTGGGCACTAGCCTACCTGAGCTAGCTACCGCTATTGTAGCCGCTACACGTAAAGAAACCGATATTGCGATGGGCAATCTCATTGGCTCCAATATTTTCAATATTTTGTCTATTCTTGGCTTTACCAGCATTATTGCGCCCATTCAGGTGAATGATATAATCATCCGCTCCGATATGATCTGGATGCTGCTTGTCACCTTTATGATTTTCCCCATGATGATTACTCGCCGGAAGATCAACAAGGTGGAAGGAGTAATTTTACTGGCTTTTTATCTTTACTATATTTACTCAGTCATAGGCCCAGTATAA
- a CDS encoding PIG-L deacetylase family protein, whose amino-acid sequence MKFLYVFPHPDDEAFGPAGAMHHQLQQGHEVYLLTLTRGGATKQRQRLGLSVEEMGEVRYQEMLEVEKALGLSGMTVLDLPDSGLKRMDPREIEQVVGDHIRKIQPDVFVSYPVHGISGFHDHLVMHAVAKQVFLTLRDEGVPYLKRLAFFTIPYEGDGTFKKGSDFILKQSLPEEIDCIVRLNDANIDALQASLDCYKTYQQVIEKVQVKELIGDAVYFEIYQESFNPPLPDLTEKLSS is encoded by the coding sequence ATGAAATTTCTCTATGTTTTTCCTCACCCCGACGATGAAGCCTTTGGCCCAGCCGGTGCTATGCACCATCAACTCCAGCAAGGGCACGAGGTGTACTTACTTACCTTAACCCGGGGAGGAGCCACAAAGCAGCGACAGCGTTTAGGACTCAGTGTAGAAGAAATGGGTGAAGTACGTTACCAAGAAATGTTAGAAGTAGAGAAGGCTCTAGGGCTAAGTGGCATGACGGTGCTTGACCTTCCGGATAGCGGGCTTAAACGCATGGACCCGAGAGAGATTGAACAAGTAGTGGGCGATCATATTCGGAAGATTCAACCCGATGTTTTTGTTTCTTATCCGGTACACGGTATTAGTGGGTTTCACGATCATTTGGTAATGCACGCCGTGGCTAAGCAAGTTTTTCTAACATTGCGCGATGAAGGAGTGCCTTACTTGAAGCGATTAGCCTTTTTTACGATTCCCTACGAGGGAGACGGCACTTTTAAAAAAGGCAGTGATTTCATCTTGAAGCAATCTTTACCCGAAGAAATAGACTGCATTGTGCGCCTTAACGATGCTAACATTGATGCTCTCCAAGCATCTCTCGATTGTTACAAAACCTACCAGCAAGTTATTGAGAAGGTACAGGTAAAAGAACTAATTGGCGATGCCGTATATTTTGAAATCTACCAAGAATCCTTCAATCCACCCCTGCCGGACTTGACCGAGAAACTTTCGAGTTAA